CCTCTTACTTTATCTCCTAAGGGAATTTCCTTTTTTCTCCAAAGTGGAGTAATACCAACACCTTACACTATTTATGAAGAAGTCTTTAATCTTAGTATAGGAGATTATGTTGTCATTTATTCCCAAAATGGAAGGTTTGAGCTTGAATTTTTTCATGAATTTCCATATCCCAGCTTTAAAAGGATAAAAGGAAAAAAAGCTGACCTTGAGTTTATTCTTTTTTTACTTGTAGAATCCATTTTTAAAAAAATTGATCCAGTTAAAGAAATTTTTCTTTTTCAAAGTGTAGGCAAAGATAGTAATACTATTTTATTAGCCCTTGCTGAAGCTGGACTAAAAAATCAGACTACTGCATTAACTTTAGCTCTTCCAGGTTCAAAGAAAGATGAAAGCGAGCTTGCAAGTGAAATTGCTAAAAAACTTGGATTTAAACATGTAAAACTATATTTGCCAGAAAGAATCACTTCTATAGAAATTGATATACTTGAAAAATATTTTTCTTCTATACCTTTTCCTTGTGCTGATGGAAATCTTTTAGCCTATCCTATGTATCAGTTACAAATAAATTTTTCGGGAAGTAACCTTCTTGATGGAAGCGGAAATGACTATTATTTTGGTCATGTTCCAAGACCAATAGAATATAAAAGGCAAAAAATTTATCCAAAATTTAAATTTTTAAGACCTTTAGGTGAGGCCCTACCATCAGGGAATACAATCCACAAGTTAGCCCGATCTCGTTGTGAAATGGTAGGTTTCATTGGAATTACTTTAGTAGATCTTTTGAAATTCTATCCTCAAGCAGAACCAGTTTATCCCTATTGGTTCTCTGAGGATGAAAAGAGAAAAAATTGGGACTATTTTGACTTGAAAGCTGATGTCTGGGTAACTCATGCGGAATTTGGAAATGTTATAAGGAAAGTAAGCAATTTTACTGACACTTTTGGAGTAAATTTAGTTTTGCCTTGGGCTGATGAGGTATTAGCAGAGTATATAGGGTCTCTTGATGAAGCTGAAGTTTTAGACAGAAAAAATTTTAAGAATAAACTTCCTTTGAGAAAGCTTCTTCTTGAAAGATTAGAGATTGATAGCGATAAAATTGGCAAATTTTCTTATGGTTTCCCGATCCTTTCTTTTTTTGAAATGATGAAAGATAAAGTAAAGGAAGAAGTTTTAAATTGTAAGCTTTGGGAAAGAAAAGGGATAGAAAGATTCTGGAAAGTTTTAGAGGAAAGAGCTAAAAAAGATAAGATTTGGCAAAAGATATATGGAAGGCTTTATTTCTTATCAGCTTTTATTAATCATAGTAAATATTTAAGCTCAAAAGAATTTTGAAAATATTTCAATTGTTCTCTTTTCAAAGACCTCAGGCGAGAAGGCGGTAAGAAAACGTTTTTTAGCATTTTTTCCAAAAAGCTCAAGCTCATCCTTTGGCAAATGATAAATTTTTTTCAAAGCTTCAGCTATAGCCTTAACATCACCCTTTGGCACAAGATAACCAATCGGCTCTTTTGTTGCAAAAATGTCAGGCACTCCTTCGGCATCAGTTGCAATTATTGGGAGCCCTACAGCAAGTCCTTCAAGAACTGCAAGAGGCATCCCTTCTTTAATAGAAGTATGAACTAATACATCAAAAGCCCGAAGATAAAGAGGGACCATTTCTTGCTTTACTTTTCCAACAAAAATTATTTTTTCCTCTAAGGATAGCTCTTTAACCAAAGCTTCACAATCTTTTCTTACAGGACCATCTCCTACAAATACAACCATTGCCATAGGTGTTTCTTTATGTATCGAATGAAAAGCCTTTATAAGATCAATTTGTCTTTTTTCAGGACGGAATTTTGCTACCATTCCAAAAATAAAGGCTTGCTCTGGAAGATTAAGCATTTTTCTTGCTTCATCTTTGTTTAGATTTTCAGGAAAGGTGCTCAAATCAAAGGAAGTATATAATAGCTCAACTTCTTCAGGCTTAACAAGATGTGTAGCTAATAATTCATCCTTTAAAGCCAAACTATTTACTAAAATACAATCTATTTTATTTTTAAAAAATCTAAAAAATAGCCTTCTTCCTGGATGTTTTAAAGTTCCACTTACCACAATGTGATAGATAATTTTTAGCTCAGGGTAAAACAGTTTTGTCAATATGGAATAACGTAAGAATCTCCAACGATGAGTAAGAACAGCTTTTATTTTTTCTTTTTTAACAAAATTTATAAAATATTTTAGAAACTTAAAAGAAAATTTACGTAAAACTTCATTTCTTTTAAAGGGCAAGGGATGAAAACGAGCTAAATCTTGTAAAGTATGAGCATCTTTGAGGTATTCTTCAAAAATTAAAGCATAGGGAGTAAAATCATGTTTTTTTAAAATTTTAAATTGTAGATAATGTCTTCTATTGCCAATTCCATCAAGAAGAAAGGCTATTTTTTTCATTTAAACCCCAGATTAGTCCACTTGTTATCCAGAAAGGAGTAAATCCCGTTCCTTCATCTGTTCCGAAAAAGAAAGAAATTATTAAAAAAGCAAATAAATAACCTAAAAGAAAGCCATGGATTGACTTTTTAGGGTTAAAATGCCACAATTTGTATATCTTAAAGATATTATAAAAACAAAGCAGAAGGAAAGTTATCAAAGTATGGAGTCCGGCTTGGAGCCAAATATTAAGGAAAAGGTTATGAGGGTTCCCATGTCTCAAGGCAAGTTCATTAGTTTGAGGAAGAGATAGCTTTTGTGTCTTCCAACCAATCCCAGTCCCAGAAAAAGGATTTTTAGAGGCTTTTTTAAAGTATATTTGCCACATATAAATTCGTTCTCCCAAAGAGCCAGCTTCTGCATATCTACCTTGAAACAAAAGGTGGATTTTATCACTACGGATGAGTATATTTCTTCCTTCCGGTATTGTAAGAAGTATTCCAATAATTAAACTTAACCCCAAACCTATAGATAACCCTATAATTTTTATAACTCGATGTTTAGATAACACACCTAAAATTAAAGTAGAAAGAATTATAGATAAAAGAGATGCCCTTCTTCCAAGAAGTATTTGCATAAAAAGAGCTAATAAACTTGTGAATAGAAAAAAACATTTAAACTTATTTTTATTTTCATCGAAATACAAACTTAAAAATAAAAAAAAGATAAATACAAAGGCTGAAGGAGTATTAACAATTCCTTTCAGTAAACTTATATCATTGGCGATGAACACTGTACTCGGGCATTGGTTATTTGTTAAGCAAAGCTTAATTCCAGAATATAAGTGATGCAAACTTACAACTAAACAAGTCAGGGCTGGTGGAAGATAAAAGAGAGGAGATTTATAAAATTCGGGTTCTTCCTTTAACTTTAAGGCTAAAAAGAGGGCTAAAGTTATGTGAAATAAATAGTTTTTTAAAAAATCTTCAAAGGTTCTTATTATATTAGGAGGCATAAAAGCAAAGGGAAGAAGAAAGAAAAGAAAAATTGTATTCAGGATAAGAATCCCTTTAGGTAAATTTAAAAGGGCTTTTGGTGCACGCACTAAGTTTATTAAAAAAAGAAGAGTTACTAAACTAAAACCAATCCAAAGAAAAGCTTTAGAATGGGCAAAGAAAATGGTAATCCAGATAGCTAACCAGCTAATAAAGAAAAGCTTATTCATAGAATATCAAAATTATTCTAAAATAAACCTTTGTCAACAGTTTAAAGTTATAAAAATTCCGGTTAAAATCTCAAAATAAGCTTTAATAATAAAATAACAGAAAAATGAACCAGATAGTTATAATTAGACCAAAGATTGGGTTTGGAATCGGTGGAGCAGAGGCTCATGCAGGAATGGTTGCAGTAAAACTTTTAGAAAGGGGTTTTAGAGTAGGAGTAGTTGCTCATACTGTATCTTTTCCAGAAGAAATTCTAAAAAAACTTGAAATTTATAAAGTTAGATGGAAGGGCTTTGGTTCTATTCCAAAGCATCTTTTTTTTATTTATCAAGTAAGAAAAATTCTCTCTAAGCTTTATAATTACCGACTTATAAGCTTTTTTCGTTATCCCTATCCTTCTGACCTTTTTATACTTTGCGATCCAATAGTTGCCTTTTTACAGAAACAGAAGACCTCAATTTTTAAGAACTTTAGCCTGCGTTATAAAATACTTTTGAACCTTGAAAAAAAAGCTCTTTCTAATGCCAAAAAAGTAATCTCCCTTTTTTCCTTAGGGAAAAATCTTATTAAAGAGTTTTATCCAGAGGTATATGACAAAACTTTGGTTTGTTATAGAGGGATAGATTTTAAAAAGTTTAATCCATCTTTAAAGACTCTCAAGATGACTTTTAGGAAAGAAAAGGGTTTTTCTGAAAGGGATTTTTTAATTCTTTTTGTAGGTTATGATATAAAAAGGAAAGGACTAAACCTTTTACTTAAAATTTTGCCAGAGCTTCCAGAAAGGGTTAAACTTTTGGTTGTAGGGGTAGAAGGAAGATCAAATCAAAGGGTAGTTTATTTAGGTAAGATAAAAGAAGTAGAAAAATACTATGCTATGGCTGACCTTTTTGTGCTTCCAACTATGTATGACCCAGGAGCCCTTGCAACTTTAGAAGCCTTAGCTACAGGAACCCCTGTTATCACTACCCCTTATGATGGAACAAGCGAGTTTATAAAAGAAGGGATAAACGGGTTTGTAGTAGAAAGAAACGAATCCGAACTTAAATCTGCGATTTTAAAAACTATGGATCTTACTTTTAACCCTTTTAAAATTTATGAGTCTATAAAAAATTTAACCTGGGATAATTATGTGGACTGCCTTATTTCCCAATTGGAAGTTCTCTAAATTTTATTATTTTACCTCAGATGCTGAAAAAATATTGAAAAAACTTGAGACCGAACCTTTTGAAATAAAATGTATTAAAAAGAGCCCATCCCATAAAAATTTCATTTTAAAGTTTTTTTCAGAAAATTCTCCCTCCCTCTTTTTAAAAGCTTTTATACCAAGACCCTTTAAAAAAAATAGAATAAAAAATTATCTTGAGACTTTTAAAACTTTAAAAAATTTAAATGTTTCTTTGCTTGAACCAGTTTTTCTTTTTTGGAAAAACCCTCAAATAGCTTTTTTAAAAAAAGAGCCCTTTTATGGAGGCATTGTTTTTCCTTATATTGAAAAAGGATTTCTAAAAAGAGAAAATCTATTTTTAGATGATAAAAAGGAAAATATAAATTATAAGCTTATAAAAAACTTAATTTTCTTTCTCTTTAAACTTCATGAAAAGGGAATTTTTCTCAAAGATACCAAATTTAATAATTTTTTTTGTGATTCTGAAGAAAATTTTAAGATTTTTGATCTTGATGGGATAAAATTTTACAAAAAACCGCTTTCTAAATTAGAACGTTTAAGAGATCTTTCAACCTTAGCTATGAGCCTTGAATGGGAAAAAATAGCTAATGCAAGAGCTTTGGTTTTTGATATCTATAAAGAACTTTTTCAAGAGCTTAGAGAAAAAGATTTTGAAAAATTTAGCCAATTTGTAGATAAAAAAAGAAAAAAAAGAGAAAAAGCTTTAAGCTTAAGAAGAAACTAAAAAATAACTTTTGGTCCTTATTTTTAAAGGATAAATTTTATAGTTTTTCAGAATTTCTTCAGGAATATTTTTTTCCATAAATAGAATAAAGCTATTTTTTGGAAGATTTGAACAATTTTTAAGGTAATAAATGTGAGGAATTAATTTATACTTGTATTTTAGATAATACAAAAGATGATGTGGAATTGTTTGACAAAGATAAAGTTCTTTTTTATTACCTATAATATTGGCAATTTCAAAAGCTCCATTTCTAAAATGATTTATCTCTTCTTTGTGTAAGGGATAATAAAAACTAACATAAAGTGTTTTTAATAAGAAAACTATACTTAAAAGAAAATAAAAAAGATATTTAGGAGAAGAAGGGGTTTTTAATAAAACAATTAAATTAATTAAGAAAAATAGAAAATAAAATGCATAGAAAATCGTTTCAGGTCTGTATTTAGAAAAAGAAAGATAAATAAAGCAAGCTACCAAAAGAATTAAATTGACAATAGAAATTATTTTTAAAAATAGGGCTTTTAAATTTTCTGGAAGAAGATTTTGCCTTATGTAGTAATATATAGGGAGGGTGCTTAAAAAAATTAGTCCAGATGCTGAGGGTAAAATATAGCGAAGCCTTGCTCCAGGGAATAAAAAATGAAAGATATAAGATAAAAAGAAGAAAAAGAAAGAAAAGATAGCTAAGTTATAAAAAAGAGGGTTAGATTTAATAAAGGATATAAAGTTTTTATTTTTAAAAAAAATTAAGAACAAAAGCCAAGGTGAATACCCCAAAAAGGCAAAAATAGTATAGGCTTTAAAATGCTGTGAGAAACTCATTTCCTGACCTTTAGCTAAGGATAGATATTGGTAAATCCAAGCGACTATAAAAGGCTTAAATCCTATTTTAAGACTTACTAATATTGCCCAGATAGAAAATATTCCTAAATAAGTAAAAATTCCCAATATATGGGGGATACTTAAAAGTTCTTTTAATCTCTTTTTAAAAAGAAAATAAGAAAAAAGTGTTAAATAAAAAAATACAAGAGCTTGAAAAGTTTTAGTTAAGATACTTAGTCCTAAAAATATACCAGAAACTATATATGCAGTTTTTCTTTTATTTTTAACTTCATAAAGATAGAACCAACTATAAACTGCTATGGTTATTAGCATAGTATAAAAGCCGTCAATTTCTGCTCTTATAGCTTTGTCTATAACTTCAGGGGTAGCAAGAAATATTAGACCTGGTATAAGTATTTCTATAAGAGAAGGATTAGGGAAGTTTTTTTCATAATCTGTTAAAAAGTTTTTCCAAATAAAAACTAAAAATAAGGAAGTTAAAATCAAACAAAGAGAAGAAAAAAATCTTGCACTAACCTCTGAATAACTTTTGGTTATAAAAAAGAAACCAGCTAAAGCCCAATTAAAAAGAGGTGGTTTATTAAAATAGGGTTCGTCAAAGAGTTCTGGTATTAAAAATTCTTTATTTTCAAGCATTTGAAGTGCTATAAGAACTCTTCTTCCCTCTTCTCCTTGAAATTCTTTTTCTCCAAGAAAGGGAAGATAAAGAGCAAATCCAAAAAGAAATAAAATTGAGATTATAAGGAGTGTTTTCTTCATTAAATTTTATTTATTTTCTTTATTTATTTTCGAAGTAGTAAATTTAATATTATAGTTAAAAGAATGCTTAAGAGAATGGAGGTTGCTAAAGGAAAATAAAAAGTAAAATTTCCTTTTTTAATGTAGATATCTCCTGGGAGCTTTCCTAAATAGGGTATCTTAGGAATAAAGGTGAGTAGAAGTCCTAAACAAATAATTATAATACCTAAGAGTATTAAAAATTTTCCTAAACCAGAAAGTTCATTCATGGTAAAATAAAATTTATTAAAAAATGTAAAAATTGCAACGCTCAAAAGATGTATTAAAATTTTAAAAGGATGAGCAAAAAGATAGCTTATAGATTTTCGAAGCTTCAAGAATAAATCTCAATGATCATTTCTTTTTTTCCTGGATTTAAAGGAGATTATAACTTTTTTCAATTTGAACCCTTAGATGAAAAATTTTTTAGTTTACTTTCTCAAGCCAGAGCAGTTATTTTCCCTCCTACTATTTCTCCTGAAATTTATTTTTGGGTAAAAAATTTAGGTATACCTGTTTTCCCAGAATATACTTTTAGATTTTTTTATCCAGGTAAAATTGGACAAATTATGCTTTTAAAACTTTTAAATTTACCCCATCCTGAAACCATTGTAATACCAAGACTTTGTGGATTAGAGGAAAATCCTTATAAAAGATTCCCTAAAATAAAATTTCCCTGTGTAATAAAAGGAAACTACGGAGATGAAGGAAAAGAAGTTTTTTTGGTAAATAATGAAGAAGAATTTAGGGAAATTTTACAAATAATTAAAGGTTGGGAAAGAGAAAATAGGTTTGGTTTCCTTATACAGGAATATATCCCTTGTGACTTTGATGCAAGAGCTATTGTTATAGGAAAAAAAATTTTTATATTTTTTAGAAAAGGAGGATTTAAAAAAAATATAGTTCAAGAAGGTAAAATTATACCTTGCCCCAAAAGGGGCTTAAAAGAAAAAGTTTTAGATCTTACTCATAAAATTATAAAAAATACTTATTTTAATCTTGTAGCTATAGATTTTCTTTTTAAAGAAGAAAATCCCTTGGTAAGTGAATTTAACTTTGTTTTTGGAAGAAGGGCAATAGGAGAAAAAAAATATGAATTTTATCTAAAAAAAGCCATAAAAGATTTCTTAAAAAATATAAAGTAAAATGAGAAAATTCCATTTAAAGACACTTGGTTGTAAAGTAAATCAGGTAGAAAGTGCCTATATTATAGAAAAATTAATTGAAGAAGGTTTTAGTTTTTCTCAAGAAGAGGAAGCAGAGATTTTAATTTTAAATAGTTGTATTGTAACTTCAAAAGCAGAGGCAGAAACTCGTAAAATTATAAAAAAATGGTTAAAATTAAAGCCCCAATTTATTATTCTTACAGGATGTTATGCTCAAAAATTTTCAGATAAAATTTTTACTTTTCTTAAAAATAATATTAATACAAAAATTTTGATTTTAGGACAGAAAGAAAAGTTTAGAGTGGTAGAAATTTTAAAGGAACTCTTAGATAAAGAAAGAAAAGATGTTATATCACCTCTTATTTTGGTTGAAGATATTTCTAAAGAAAAAACTTGTGATCCCATAATTATTAAAGATTTTTTTGGTCATTCAAGGGCATTTATAAAGATTCAAGATGGATGTGATAATTTTTGTAGTTATTGTATTGTTCCTTATGTAAGAGGTCAACCAAGAAGTGTTCCCTTAGAATATATTTTAAAACAAACTGAGATTTTTGTAAAAAGAGGATACAGAGAAATAGTATTAACTGGGATTAATCTTAGTAAATGGGGAATAGAGTTTAATCCACCAAAAAATTTAACTTATCTTTTAGTGAAAATGGAGGAGTTTTTAAATTCCTTTAACAAAGAATTTATCTTGAGACTTTCCTCAATAGAAGTAAATGAAGTTGGAAAAGATTTCTTTGATTATGTT
The window above is part of the Thermodesulfobacterium geofontis OPF15 genome. Proteins encoded here:
- a CDS encoding glycosyltransferase family 4 protein encodes the protein MKKIAFLLDGIGNRRHYLQFKILKKHDFTPYALIFEEYLKDAHTLQDLARFHPLPFKRNEVLRKFSFKFLKYFINFVKKEKIKAVLTHRWRFLRYSILTKLFYPELKIIYHIVVSGTLKHPGRRLFFRFFKNKIDCILVNSLALKDELLATHLVKPEEVELLYTSFDLSTFPENLNKDEARKMLNLPEQAFIFGMVAKFRPEKRQIDLIKAFHSIHKETPMAMVVFVGDGPVRKDCEALVKELSLEEKIIFVGKVKQEMVPLYLRAFDVLVHTSIKEGMPLAVLEGLAVGLPIIATDAEGVPDIFATKEPIGYLVPKGDVKAIAEALKKIYHLPKDELELFGKNAKKRFLTAFSPEVFEKRTIEIFSKFF
- a CDS encoding glycosyltransferase family 4 protein, which translates into the protein MNQIVIIRPKIGFGIGGAEAHAGMVAVKLLERGFRVGVVAHTVSFPEEILKKLEIYKVRWKGFGSIPKHLFFIYQVRKILSKLYNYRLISFFRYPYPSDLFILCDPIVAFLQKQKTSIFKNFSLRYKILLNLEKKALSNAKKVISLFSLGKNLIKEFYPEVYDKTLVCYRGIDFKKFNPSLKTLKMTFRKEKGFSERDFLILFVGYDIKRKGLNLLLKILPELPERVKLLVVGVEGRSNQRVVYLGKIKEVEKYYAMADLFVLPTMYDPGALATLEALATGTPVITTPYDGTSEFIKEGINGFVVERNESELKSAILKTMDLTFNPFKIYESIKNLTWDNYVDCLISQLEVL
- a CDS encoding asparagine synthase-related protein, which translates into the protein MVKKIIAEEIKDKIILGGAKTFDKVLYIYLSPDRKYLLYSNSAVALLNHHEVKKPLTLSPKGISFFLQSGVIPTPYTIYEEVFNLSIGDYVVIYSQNGRFELEFFHEFPYPSFKRIKGKKADLEFILFLLVESIFKKIDPVKEIFLFQSVGKDSNTILLALAEAGLKNQTTALTLALPGSKKDESELASEIAKKLGFKHVKLYLPERITSIEIDILEKYFSSIPFPCADGNLLAYPMYQLQINFSGSNLLDGSGNDYYFGHVPRPIEYKRQKIYPKFKFLRPLGEALPSGNTIHKLARSRCEMVGFIGITLVDLLKFYPQAEPVYPYWFSEDEKRKNWDYFDLKADVWVTHAEFGNVIRKVSNFTDTFGVNLVLPWADEVLAEYIGSLDEAEVLDRKNFKNKLPLRKLLLERLEIDSDKIGKFSYGFPILSFFEMMKDKVKEEVLNCKLWERKGIERFWKVLEERAKKDKIWQKIYGRLYFLSAFINHSKYLSSKEF
- a CDS encoding ATP-grasp domain-containing protein — protein: MIISFFPGFKGDYNFFQFEPLDEKFFSLLSQARAVIFPPTISPEIYFWVKNLGIPVFPEYTFRFFYPGKIGQIMLLKLLNLPHPETIVIPRLCGLEENPYKRFPKIKFPCVIKGNYGDEGKEVFLVNNEEEFREILQIIKGWERENRFGFLIQEYIPCDFDARAIVIGKKIFIFFRKGGFKKNIVQEGKIIPCPKRGLKEKVLDLTHKIIKNTYFNLVAIDFLFKEENPLVSEFNFVFGRRAIGEKKYEFYLKKAIKDFLKNIK
- a CDS encoding O-antigen ligase family protein gives rise to the protein MNKLFFISWLAIWITIFFAHSKAFLWIGFSLVTLLFLINLVRAPKALLNLPKGILILNTIFLFFLLPFAFMPPNIIRTFEDFLKNYLFHITLALFLALKLKEEPEFYKSPLFYLPPALTCLVVSLHHLYSGIKLCLTNNQCPSTVFIANDISLLKGIVNTPSAFVFIFFLFLSLYFDENKNKFKCFFLFTSLLALFMQILLGRRASLLSIILSTLILGVLSKHRVIKIIGLSIGLGLSLIIGILLTIPEGRNILIRSDKIHLLFQGRYAEAGSLGERIYMWQIYFKKASKNPFSGTGIGWKTQKLSLPQTNELALRHGNPHNLFLNIWLQAGLHTLITFLLLCFYNIFKIYKLWHFNPKKSIHGFLLGYLFAFLIISFFFGTDEGTGFTPFWITSGLIWGLNEKNSLSS
- a CDS encoding DUF2905 domain-containing protein; translated protein: MKLRKSISYLFAHPFKILIHLLSVAIFTFFNKFYFTMNELSGLGKFLILLGIIIICLGLLLTFIPKIPYLGKLPGDIYIKKGNFTFYFPLATSILLSILLTIILNLLLRK
- a CDS encoding ArnT family glycosyltransferase — encoded protein: MKKTLLIISILFLFGFALYLPFLGEKEFQGEEGRRVLIALQMLENKEFLIPELFDEPYFNKPPLFNWALAGFFFITKSYSEVSARFFSSLCLILTSLFLVFIWKNFLTDYEKNFPNPSLIEILIPGLIFLATPEVIDKAIRAEIDGFYTMLITIAVYSWFYLYEVKNKRKTAYIVSGIFLGLSILTKTFQALVFFYLTLFSYFLFKKRLKELLSIPHILGIFTYLGIFSIWAILVSLKIGFKPFIVAWIYQYLSLAKGQEMSFSQHFKAYTIFAFLGYSPWLLFLIFFKNKNFISFIKSNPLFYNLAIFSFFFFFLSYIFHFLFPGARLRYILPSASGLIFLSTLPIYYYIRQNLLPENLKALFLKIISIVNLILLVACFIYLSFSKYRPETIFYAFYFLFFLINLIVLLKTPSSPKYLFYFLLSIVFLLKTLYVSFYYPLHKEEINHFRNGAFEIANIIGNKKELYLCQTIPHHLLYYLKYKYKLIPHIYYLKNCSNLPKNSFILFMEKNIPEEILKNYKIYPLKIRTKSYFLVSS
- the mtaB gene encoding tRNA (N(6)-L-threonylcarbamoyladenosine(37)-C(2))-methylthiotransferase MtaB, which translates into the protein MRKFHLKTLGCKVNQVESAYIIEKLIEEGFSFSQEEEAEILILNSCIVTSKAEAETRKIIKKWLKLKPQFIILTGCYAQKFSDKIFTFLKNNINTKILILGQKEKFRVVEILKELLDKERKDVISPLILVEDISKEKTCDPIIIKDFFGHSRAFIKIQDGCDNFCSYCIVPYVRGQPRSVPLEYILKQTEIFVKRGYREIVLTGINLSKWGIEFNPPKNLTYLLVKMEEFLNSFNKEFILRLSSIEVNEVGKDFFDYVRNSKFIAPHFHFPLQSGSNKILKLMNRKYLREEYLEVLERLYELFPHATFGADVIIGFPGEDEKDFRDTYEFIERSPLNWLHIFPFSLRPGTFAEKLNSKIPQQEIENRKKILKNLIEGKREKFLEKEIGKERKAVIEFFDKNKNMWKALSENYITTYVDLSKLNGGKENLQGKIVKIKFSEKEKNYLIGDFLKPL